A region from the Sutcliffiella horikoshii genome encodes:
- a CDS encoding Rqc2 family fibronectin-binding protein, producing the protein MSFDGIFTYAMTAELKDKLESGRITKIYQPYKNELILTIRSGRTNHKLLISAHPSYARMHLTEESYENPSEPPMFCMLLRKHLEGSIITQIHQIDMDRIIVFDVKARNEIGDVSYKQLIVEIMGRHSNIIFVDKEKQMILDSIKHVPMAQNRHRSLTPGQTYVLPPAQDKLNPLEATEETVQRKLDYIGGRLDKQLVNTFAGISPLFAKEAVHRAGLANRDSLPKSFIDLVEKIKAGDLSPQIITDGNKEVFYLLDLQHINGESKSFSTLSETLDRFYFGKASRDRVKQQANDLERFITNEIQKNEKKIIKLEKTLDDARDAEKFQLYGELLTANLYQISRGDTEVTVVNYYDENAGTITIALDPQRSPSSNAQRYFNKYQKAKNSLAIVQEQIEKAKAEIQYFEMLNQQVETASPKDIQEIREELMEEGYLRMKQKRKKVKPQKPVLETYQASDGTEILVGKNNKQNDHLTNRVARRDDVWLHTKDIPGSHVVIRSVEPSEETIKEAATIAAYFSKARHSGSVPVDFTKVRHVKKPSGSKPGFVIYEQQQTVYVTPDEELIIGLRK; encoded by the coding sequence ATGAGTTTTGACGGTATTTTTACATACGCAATGACAGCAGAGTTGAAGGATAAGCTAGAAAGCGGGAGAATCACAAAGATTTATCAGCCTTATAAAAACGAGCTTATTCTAACCATCCGTTCAGGAAGAACCAACCATAAACTCCTGATCAGTGCGCATCCAAGCTATGCAAGAATGCACCTGACAGAGGAATCCTATGAAAACCCATCGGAGCCGCCGATGTTTTGCATGCTTCTTAGAAAGCATTTAGAGGGCAGTATCATTACACAGATCCACCAAATTGATATGGACCGAATCATCGTTTTTGATGTGAAAGCACGGAATGAAATCGGGGATGTTTCCTATAAGCAGCTTATAGTAGAAATTATGGGACGCCACTCCAATATCATCTTTGTGGATAAAGAAAAACAGATGATTCTTGATAGCATCAAACATGTCCCGATGGCTCAAAACCGACATCGCAGCCTGACACCGGGACAGACTTATGTGCTTCCTCCCGCACAGGATAAACTTAATCCACTAGAAGCTACCGAAGAAACGGTACAAAGGAAACTCGATTATATCGGTGGAAGACTTGATAAACAGTTAGTAAATACTTTTGCAGGTATTTCCCCCTTATTTGCAAAAGAAGCTGTTCATCGTGCCGGCCTTGCCAATAGGGACAGCCTGCCAAAAAGCTTCATAGACTTAGTTGAAAAAATAAAAGCCGGAGATCTCTCCCCCCAAATCATTACGGATGGAAACAAAGAGGTCTTCTACTTACTTGATTTGCAACACATTAATGGAGAAAGCAAATCTTTCTCCACACTGAGCGAAACCCTTGATCGCTTCTACTTCGGTAAAGCATCAAGAGACAGAGTCAAACAGCAAGCAAATGACCTGGAGCGATTTATCACTAATGAAATACAAAAAAATGAAAAGAAGATTATAAAACTAGAAAAAACTTTAGATGATGCACGAGACGCAGAAAAATTCCAATTATACGGCGAACTTCTGACCGCCAACCTCTATCAGATATCAAGAGGAGACACAGAAGTAACCGTGGTGAATTATTACGATGAGAACGCCGGAACCATCACTATCGCACTTGATCCGCAGCGTTCTCCATCTAGTAATGCACAGCGTTACTTTAACAAATATCAAAAAGCTAAAAACTCGCTGGCTATCGTTCAGGAACAAATTGAAAAAGCAAAAGCGGAAATTCAATATTTTGAGATGCTGAACCAACAGGTAGAAACCGCTTCTCCAAAAGATATCCAAGAAATCCGAGAGGAACTGATGGAAGAAGGCTATTTGCGGATGAAGCAAAAGCGTAAAAAAGTGAAACCTCAAAAGCCTGTTCTTGAAACCTACCAAGCAAGTGACGGCACCGAGATTCTAGTCGGAAAAAACAACAAACAAAATGATCACCTGACCAACCGTGTTGCACGCAGGGACGACGTATGGCTTCATACAAAAGACATCCCAGGTTCTCATGTTGTCATTAGAAGTGTTGAGCCATCTGAAGAGACAATCAAAGAAGCAGCTACCATTGCGGCCTATTTCAGTAAAGCTCGCCATTCAGGTTCCGTACCGGTTGACTTCACCAAAGTAAGACATGTAAAAAAACCATCCGGCTCCAAACCAGGTTTTGTCATTTACGAACAACAACAGACCGTTTATGTGACACCTGATGAGGAACTGATTATTGGCTTGAGGAAATAA